Part of the Halopseudomonas maritima genome, GTCTATGCTCGAGAAGTAGCCCCGATGAGCCACAGGGAGGCAGCATGCAGACTCAGGCGCAGGCCCATTTGCTGGGCGAGCTGGAGGACAACATTCAGCGCTTTGATCGGGAGTCGGATAAGCACAAGCGACTGTACCGGCGTTGCCAGAATCTGGTGATTGGCCTGACGGCTGTAACCTCGGTGGTGGCTGGGCTCGGCTTGCTGCTGCCGGGGTGGGAGCGCTACAGCCAGTTTGCGGTGTTGTGTCTGAGTGCGGGTGTGAGTGCGGCCACGGCCTGGGGCGAGATGCGCCGGCTGCGCGAATTGTGGCAGCACGAGCGCGAGGTGTTCTACGCGC contains:
- a CDS encoding DUF4231 domain-containing protein, with translation MQTQAQAHLLGELEDNIQRFDRESDKHKRLYRRCQNLVIGLTAVTSVVAGLGLLLPGWERYSQFAVLCLSAGVSAATAWGEMRRLRELWQHEREVFYALVDLRRELEFARTYGELSVSDLQAYFARMNVLLGSSSQQWAQIHQQRADQGTP